A single Mus caroli chromosome 15, CAROLI_EIJ_v1.1, whole genome shotgun sequence DNA region contains:
- the LOC110310657 gene encoding lymphocyte antigen 6C2 isoform X1: MDSTHATKSCVLILLVALLCAGRAQGLQCYECYGVPIETSCPAVTCRDSDRFCIAQNIELIEGSQRRKLKTRQCLSFCPTDSKYMPIMNPNIKEKTSCCKEDLCNAAVPTGGSTWTMAGVLLFSLSSVLLQTLL; the protein is encoded by the exons ATGGACAGTACTCACGCTACAAAGTCCTGTGTGCTGATTCTCCTTGTAGCCCTACTGTGTGCAGGAAGAG CTCAGGGACTGCAGTGCTACGAGTGCTATGGAGTCCCAATTGAGACTTCCTGCCCAGCAGTTACCTGCCGAGACTCTGATAGATTCTGCATTGCTCAAAACATAGAATTGATTGAGG GCTCTCAAAGAAGGAAACTAAAGACCCGTCAGTGCCTTTCTTTCTGCCCTACTGATTCTAAATATATGCCGATCATGAATCCTAACATCAAGGAGAAGACTTCCTGTTGCAAGGAAGACCTCTGCAATGCAGCAGTTCCCACTGGAGGCAGCACCTGGACCATGGCAGGGGTGCTTCTGTTCAGCCTGAGCTCAGTCCTCCTGCAGACCTTGCTCTGA
- the LOC110310657 gene encoding lymphocyte antigen 6C2 isoform X2, with protein sequence MDSTHATKSCVLILLVALLCAGRAQGLQCYECYGVPIETSCPAVTCRDSDRFCIAQNIELIEGSHSNPRIDYKSPCXPVWD encoded by the exons ATGGACAGTACTCACGCTACAAAGTCCTGTGTGCTGATTCTCCTTGTAGCCCTACTGTGTGCAGGAAGAG CTCAGGGACTGCAGTGCTACGAGTGCTATGGAGTCCCAATTGAGACTTCCTGCCCAGCAGTTACCTGCCGAGACTCTGATAGATTCTGCATTGCTCAAAACATAGAATTGATTGAGG ggtctcactctaacCCCAGGATAGACTACAAGTCCCCATGTANCCCAGTTTGGGATTGA